From one Ignavibacteria bacterium genomic stretch:
- a CDS encoding threonylcarbamoyl-AMP synthase encodes MEQAGGLIDVQTGIELLRAEHVVAIPTETVYGLAALAESAPACSRIFTVKKRPAANPLIVHVADGAMAAQIGRLDEVSQMLVRHFWPGPLTVVVDVAAQLPPAVTAGLNTVAMRCPAHTMALQIITGVGKPLVAPSANPSGTPSPTTAQHVLSDYDGRIPVIDGGSCRIGLESTVVRVTGGAVHILRPGAIVRAQLQRVVPLPVVTTPLTGTDVVRSPGTRFRHYAPYAAVELFTDADELEQALENRPNVVVLSELRPRTECRWRVLDAATLYSEFRRADAVGVEKILVLCSGEVLTNEALMDRLHRASQQHSRD; translated from the coding sequence CATGTTGTGGCGATACCAACCGAAACGGTGTACGGGCTTGCAGCCCTGGCAGAATCGGCACCGGCATGCAGTCGGATTTTTACGGTGAAAAAACGGCCGGCAGCAAACCCTCTCATCGTTCATGTGGCCGATGGGGCGATGGCAGCGCAGATAGGCAGACTCGATGAGGTTAGCCAGATGCTGGTGCGGCATTTCTGGCCGGGACCGCTGACGGTTGTGGTGGACGTGGCAGCACAGCTTCCACCGGCAGTGACTGCCGGACTGAACACAGTAGCCATGCGGTGTCCGGCGCATACAATGGCACTGCAGATCATCACCGGAGTTGGCAAACCGCTGGTAGCACCAAGCGCCAACCCGTCGGGGACACCGAGTCCGACAACGGCACAACATGTTTTGAGTGATTACGATGGACGGATCCCGGTGATTGACGGTGGTTCGTGCAGGATTGGTCTGGAGAGTACGGTGGTGCGCGTAACCGGTGGTGCAGTTCACATCCTGCGACCGGGAGCCATCGTCAGGGCTCAGCTGCAGCGTGTGGTGCCATTACCGGTGGTAACCACTCCGTTAACGGGTACCGATGTTGTGCGATCACCCGGTACACGCTTCCGTCACTATGCGCCGTATGCTGCCGTAGAGCTCTTCACCGATGCCGACGAGCTTGAACAAGCGCTGGAAAACCGACCCAATGTTGTTGTGCTTTCCGAACTCCGGCCGCGGACCGAATGCAGGTGGCGTGTGCTGGACGCTGCCACGCTGTATTCAGAATTTCGGCGCGCCGATGCTGTGGGAGTGGAAAAAATTCTTGTACTTTGCAGTGGTGAAGTTCTCACTAATGAAGCATTAATGGACAGATTGCACCGTGCATCTCAACAACACAGCAGGGACTAA
- a CDS encoding HPr family phosphocarrier protein, translating to MVEAQITIRNRAGLHTRPAAMLVKLASQFQSDIYLERNGFSINAKSIIGVMTLAAEQGSTLGLTASGADEAEALQAVTQLFESGFGEG from the coding sequence ATGGTAGAAGCGCAGATTACAATCAGGAACAGGGCAGGTTTGCACACGCGTCCGGCTGCAATGTTGGTAAAGCTTGCCTCACAGTTCCAGAGTGATATTTATCTGGAGCGCAATGGATTTTCGATTAACGCCAAGAGTATCATTGGCGTGATGACGTTGGCAGCCGAGCAGGGGAGTACATTAGGTTTAACCGCAAGCGGCGCCGACGAAGCCGAGGCACTGCAGGCTGTAACTCAGTTGTTTGAGTCGGGTTTCGGTGAAGGATGA